A window of the Cucurbita pepo subsp. pepo cultivar mu-cu-16 chromosome LG01, ASM280686v2, whole genome shotgun sequence genome harbors these coding sequences:
- the LOC111778704 gene encoding gibberellin 2-beta-dioxygenase 8-like gives MMNSNPPLFQQYELLLQSTAHLQPLHNGYQPTSSVLEECQLPLVDLKGLESGKEKERMACSREIFEASAEWGFFQVINHGIRSELLSRMSKEQMKLFAVPFENKSTSGILDNSYRWGAATATQPNQFSWSEAFHIPLTKVSEADCYGDFIHLREVMEELATAMSKLARSLAGVLVESLGHRKEVFEDMCDESTCFLRLNHYPICPFPGEVTGLVPHTDSDYLTILHQDAGGGLELMKGSQWVAVKPIPEALVVNIGDLLQAWSNDTYKSVKHRVVTNSVRERYSTAYFLCPSNHSGIGSCRQPSPYRHFTFGEYRKQVRDDVEKTGYKVGLSRFRL, from the exons ATGATGAACTCCAATCCACCACTCTTCCAACAATATGAGTTGCTTTTGCAATCCACAGCTCATTTACAGCCACTTCACAATGGCTATCAACCAACTAGCTCTGTCCTGGAGGAATGTCAGCTCCCTCTTGTCGATCTTAAAGGTTTGGAAAGTggcaaagaaaaagagaggatGGCTTGCagtagagagatttttgaagcGTCTGCAGAATGGGGATTTTTCCAAGTGATTAACCATGGGATACGCTCAGAGCTGCTGAGCAGAATGAGCAAAGAACAAATGAAGTTGTTTGCGGTGCCCTTTGAGAACAAATCTACAAGTGGGATTTTGGATAATTCTTACAGATGGGGAGCAGCCACTGCAACCCAACCAAACCAGTTCTCTTGGTCTGAAGCTTTTCACATTCCCCTCACAAAGGTCTCTGAAGCTGACTGCTATGGCGACTTCATCCACTTAAG GGAAGTGATGGAGGAACTGGCAACCGCCATGTCGAAGCTCGCAAGATCTCTAGCAGGAGTTTTAGTGGAGAGTTTGGGCCACCGGAAGGAAGTATTTGAAGATATGTGCGATGAAAGCACATGCTTCCTCCGATTGAATCACTACCCAATCTGTCCGTTTCCCGGCGAAGTTACCGGCCTGGTGCCCCACACCGATAGCGATTATCTGACCATACTTCATCAAGATGCCGGCGGCGGGCTTGAGCTGATGAAAGGATCGCAATGGGTGGCCGTGAAACCCATTCCGGAAGCCCTTGTCGTCAACATTGGAGATCTTCTACAG GCTTGGAGCAACGATACGTACAAGAGTGTGAAGCATAGGGTGGTGACTAACTCGGTGCGGGAGAGATATTCGACAGCATACTTCCTCTGCCCATCTAACCATTCTGGAATAGGGAGTTGCCGGCAGCCTTCACCATACAGACACTTCACTTTTGGAGAGTACAGGAAGCAAGTGAGAGATGATGTGGAAAAAACTGGGTACAAAGTAGGGCTTTCCAGATTTCGGCTGTAA
- the LOC111805435 gene encoding inactive leucine-rich repeat receptor-like serine/threonine-protein kinase At1g60630 isoform X1, with the protein MKLMVLRYSPFFLVLLVCVLPLVRAGDAEALLALKASLDPGNSLPWRGSSICNWQGVKECTNGRVTKLVLEHLNLSAVLNDKILNRLDQLRVLSFKGNSLSGQIPDLSGLVNLKSLYLSDNNFSGEFPSSISDLHRLKVVVVSGNQISGPIPDSLLKLRRLYVLHLQDNQFSGSIPPFKQTSLRFFNVSNNRLSGDIPVTPTLVRFNVSSFSGNLELCGEQIQKPCGNVAIAPSSSRSYPQVTGSSSSSRRTKLVKIIAGSVGGFVGLLLIILLLFMICKCRERKSLSEVRNKGIDDEGMRMEEASGISAGGRGGNNGGKQGGFSWESEGLGSLVFCGAGDEKMTYSLEDLLKASAETLGRGTMGSTYKAVMESGYIVTVKRLKDARYPRAEEFGRQMEVLGRLRHPNLVPLRAYFQAKEERLLVYDYFPNGSLFSLIHGSRTSGGGKPLHWTSCLKIAEDLANGLLYIHQNPGLTHGNLKSSNVLLGSDFESCLTDYGLNLFRDPDSLEESSATSLFYRAPECRDIRKPTTQQADIYSFGVLLLELLTGKTPFQDLVQEHGSDIPKWVNSVREEETESGDDPASGNEASEEKLQALLNIAMACVSLMPQNRPMMREVLKMIRDTRAEAQISSNSSDHSPGSWSDIVQSLPRDEHLVSTKQEAEKERADALGSSSSCCSFDRK; encoded by the exons ATGAAACTTATGGTTTTGAGgtattctccatttttcttgGTCTTGTTGGTTTGTGTACTGCCTCTGGTTCGAGCTGGAGATGCAGAAGCTCTGTTAGCATTGAAAGCATCTCTCGACCCTGGGAACTCGCTGCCATGGCGAGGAAGTTCCATCTGCAACTGGCAAGGCGTAAAAGAGTGCACAAATGGACGGGTAACTAAGCTCGTTTTGGAACATCTAAATCTCTCTGCTGTTCTTAAcgacaaaattttgaatcgtTTAGATCAGCTTCGTGTTCTTAGTTTCAAAGGAAATTCACTTTCTGGTCAAATCCCTGACCTTTCGGGTCTCGTTAATCTCAAATCCCTCTATCTAAGCGACAACAACTTTTCCGGCGAGTTTCCGAGCTCCATCTCCGACCTTCACCGCCTGAAGGTCGTCGTCGTTTCCGGTAACCAAATATCTGGCCCCATTCCAGACTCGCTGCTGAAACTCCGGCGTCTCTATGTTCTACACCTTCAGGACAACCAATTCAGTGGCTCCATCCCTCCTTTCAAGCAAACCAGTCTTCGATTCTTCAATGTCTCTAACAACCGACTCTCCGGCGACATCCCAGTAACCCCCACCTTGGTCCGCTTCAATGTGTCGTCATTTTCCGGCAACCTGGAACTTTGCGGAGAACAAATTCAGAAGCCCTGTGGAAATGTTGCCATTGCGCCATCATCGAGTCGCTCTTATCCGCAAGTCACTGGCTCAAGCTCGTCTTCAAGACGCACCAAATTGGTCAAGATAATAGCAGGAAGCGTTGGTGGGTTTGTCGGACTTCTATTGATCATTCTTCTACTGTTTATGATTTGCAAATGCAGGGAAAGAAAGAGTCTATCCGAGGTCAGAAACAAAGGAATCGACGACGAGGGAATGAGGATGGAGGAAGCATCTGGAATCTCCGCCGGCGGCAGAGGAGGTAATAATGGAGGAAAGCAAGGGGGATTTTCATGGGAAAGTGAAGGACTAGGAAGCCTAGTGTTCTGCGGAGCAGGGGATGAGAAAATGACTTATAGCTTGGAAGATCTGTTGAAAGCTTCGGCGGAGACTTTGGGCAGAGGGACCATGGGAAGCACATACAAGGCTGTGATGGAATCTGGGTATATTGTTACAGTGAAACGGCTGAAGGATGCAAGGTACCCTCGAGCAGAGGAGTTCGGACGGCAGATGGAGGTTCTTGGGCGGCTCAGACACCCCAACCTGGTCCCTCTCAGGGCCTATTTCCAGGCTAAGGAAGAACGCTTGCTCGTATATGATTATTTCCCTAATGGCAGtctcttctctctcatccACG GATCGAGAACTTCAGGCGGAGGAAAGCCTCTTCATTGGACATCCTGCCTTAAAATAGCTGAAGACTTGGCCAATGGTTTGTTGTATATCCACCAGAACCCTGGCTTAACCCATGGAAACCTGAAATCCTCAAATGTACTACTAGGATCTGATTTCGAGTCATGTCTTACTGATTACGGACTTAACTTATTCCGAGATCCCGATTCACTTGAAGAATCTAGTGCAACTTCACTCTTTTACCGAGCTCCTGAATGCCGTGACATCCGTAAGCCAACCACACAACAAGCTGACATCTATAGCTTTGGTGTTCTTCTGTTGGAGCTTCTAACAGGAAAAACGCCATTTCAAGATCTAGTCCAAGAACATGGTTCTGACATTCCCAAGTGGGTTAATTCCGTTAGAGAAGAGGAGACAGAGTCTGGGGATGATCCTGCATCTGGGAACGAGGCATCGGAAGAGAAACTTCAAGCTCTTTTGAACATTGCAATGGCTTGTGTTTCGCTGATGCCACAAAACCGACCAATGATGAGAGAAGTTCTAAAGATGATAAGAGATACAAGAGCAGAGGCTCAAATCTCATCCAACAGTAGTGACCATTCACCAGGTAGCTGGTCTGATATTGTCCAGAGTTTGCCCAGGGATGAACATTTAG TTTCAACAAAACAAGAAGCAGAGAAGGAGCGAGCTGATGCACTTGGTTCATCCTCGTCTTGCTGTTCATTTGATAGGAAATAA
- the LOC111805435 gene encoding inactive leucine-rich repeat receptor-like serine/threonine-protein kinase At1g60630 isoform X2, giving the protein MKLMVLRYSPFFLVLLVCVLPLVRAGDAEALLALKASLDPGNSLPWRGSSICNWQGVKECTNGRVTKLVLEHLNLSAVLNDKILNRLDQLRVLSFKGNSLSGQIPDLSGLVNLKSLYLSDNNFSGEFPSSISDLHRLKVVVVSGNQISGPIPDSLLKLRRLYVLHLQDNQFSGSIPPFKQTSLRFFNVSNNRLSGDIPVTPTLVRFNVSSFSGNLELCGEQIQKPCGNVAIAPSSSRSYPQVTGSSSSSRRTKLVKIIAGSVGGFVGLLLIILLLFMICKCRERKSLSEVRNKGIDDEGMRMEEASGISAGGRGGNNGGKQGGFSWESEGLGSLVFCGAGDEKMTYSLEDLLKASAETLGRGTMGSTYKAVMESGYIVTVKRLKDARYPRAEEFGRQMEVLGRLRHPNLVPLRAYFQAKEERLLVYDYFPNGSLFSLIHGSRTSGGGKPLHWTSCLKIAEDLANGLLYIHQNPGLTHGNLKSSNVLLGSDFESCLTDYGLNLFRDPDSLEESSATSLFYRAPECRDIRKPTTQQADIYSFGVLLLELLTGKTPFQDLVQEHGSDIPKWVNSVREEETESGDDPASGNEASEEKLQALLNIAMACVSLMPQNRPMMREVLKMIRDTRAEAQISSNSSDHSPGSWSDIVQSLPRDEHLGI; this is encoded by the exons ATGAAACTTATGGTTTTGAGgtattctccatttttcttgGTCTTGTTGGTTTGTGTACTGCCTCTGGTTCGAGCTGGAGATGCAGAAGCTCTGTTAGCATTGAAAGCATCTCTCGACCCTGGGAACTCGCTGCCATGGCGAGGAAGTTCCATCTGCAACTGGCAAGGCGTAAAAGAGTGCACAAATGGACGGGTAACTAAGCTCGTTTTGGAACATCTAAATCTCTCTGCTGTTCTTAAcgacaaaattttgaatcgtTTAGATCAGCTTCGTGTTCTTAGTTTCAAAGGAAATTCACTTTCTGGTCAAATCCCTGACCTTTCGGGTCTCGTTAATCTCAAATCCCTCTATCTAAGCGACAACAACTTTTCCGGCGAGTTTCCGAGCTCCATCTCCGACCTTCACCGCCTGAAGGTCGTCGTCGTTTCCGGTAACCAAATATCTGGCCCCATTCCAGACTCGCTGCTGAAACTCCGGCGTCTCTATGTTCTACACCTTCAGGACAACCAATTCAGTGGCTCCATCCCTCCTTTCAAGCAAACCAGTCTTCGATTCTTCAATGTCTCTAACAACCGACTCTCCGGCGACATCCCAGTAACCCCCACCTTGGTCCGCTTCAATGTGTCGTCATTTTCCGGCAACCTGGAACTTTGCGGAGAACAAATTCAGAAGCCCTGTGGAAATGTTGCCATTGCGCCATCATCGAGTCGCTCTTATCCGCAAGTCACTGGCTCAAGCTCGTCTTCAAGACGCACCAAATTGGTCAAGATAATAGCAGGAAGCGTTGGTGGGTTTGTCGGACTTCTATTGATCATTCTTCTACTGTTTATGATTTGCAAATGCAGGGAAAGAAAGAGTCTATCCGAGGTCAGAAACAAAGGAATCGACGACGAGGGAATGAGGATGGAGGAAGCATCTGGAATCTCCGCCGGCGGCAGAGGAGGTAATAATGGAGGAAAGCAAGGGGGATTTTCATGGGAAAGTGAAGGACTAGGAAGCCTAGTGTTCTGCGGAGCAGGGGATGAGAAAATGACTTATAGCTTGGAAGATCTGTTGAAAGCTTCGGCGGAGACTTTGGGCAGAGGGACCATGGGAAGCACATACAAGGCTGTGATGGAATCTGGGTATATTGTTACAGTGAAACGGCTGAAGGATGCAAGGTACCCTCGAGCAGAGGAGTTCGGACGGCAGATGGAGGTTCTTGGGCGGCTCAGACACCCCAACCTGGTCCCTCTCAGGGCCTATTTCCAGGCTAAGGAAGAACGCTTGCTCGTATATGATTATTTCCCTAATGGCAGtctcttctctctcatccACG GATCGAGAACTTCAGGCGGAGGAAAGCCTCTTCATTGGACATCCTGCCTTAAAATAGCTGAAGACTTGGCCAATGGTTTGTTGTATATCCACCAGAACCCTGGCTTAACCCATGGAAACCTGAAATCCTCAAATGTACTACTAGGATCTGATTTCGAGTCATGTCTTACTGATTACGGACTTAACTTATTCCGAGATCCCGATTCACTTGAAGAATCTAGTGCAACTTCACTCTTTTACCGAGCTCCTGAATGCCGTGACATCCGTAAGCCAACCACACAACAAGCTGACATCTATAGCTTTGGTGTTCTTCTGTTGGAGCTTCTAACAGGAAAAACGCCATTTCAAGATCTAGTCCAAGAACATGGTTCTGACATTCCCAAGTGGGTTAATTCCGTTAGAGAAGAGGAGACAGAGTCTGGGGATGATCCTGCATCTGGGAACGAGGCATCGGAAGAGAAACTTCAAGCTCTTTTGAACATTGCAATGGCTTGTGTTTCGCTGATGCCACAAAACCGACCAATGATGAGAGAAGTTCTAAAGATGATAAGAGATACAAGAGCAGAGGCTCAAATCTCATCCAACAGTAGTGACCATTCACCAGGTAGCTGGTCTGATATTGTCCAGAGTTTGCCCAGGGATGAACATTTAGGTATTTGA
- the LOC111802330 gene encoding uncharacterized protein LOC111802330 — protein sequence MAMPSGNVGVSDKVPFQSGGGVAVSGGGGNGGGEIHQHRPRPWYPDERDGLISWFRGEFAASNAIIDALCHHLRAVGEPGEYDVVIGCIQQRRCNWTPVLHMQQYFSVAEVMVALQQVTSRRQQRFVDPMKVGSKLFRRPGPAFKQQHQQHGHRVEATVKEEMVTCAESCNGGNSSSFVGFRKVEQVSNTCEESNATGEDGKLNDKDSGSAEDIKDTHGKDQSNSKPKCAENLKDNASNKESQVEPTDDGCSSSQRDKELQSVQSRNGKQYAATAPRTFVANEIFDGKTLNVMDGLKLYEELLDDIEVSKLLSLVNDLRASGKRGQLQGPTYIVSKRPMKGHGREMIQLGFPIADAAHDDDNSSGLSKDRRIESIPSLLQDLIDCLVREQAMTVKPDSCIIDFYNEGDHSQPHVWPPWFGRPVGVLLLTECEMTFGRVIGSDHSGNYRGANTLSLAPGSLLVVQGKSADFAKHAIPAMRKQRILVTLTKSQPKRAGPADGQRTSLNVGSYSSWGPPSARSPNARPCPGQKHYPMGPSTGVLPVPPIRPQLPPPNGIPPIMVAPVAPPPPMPFPPSVPIPTGPPAWPAAHPRHPPPRLPVPGTGVFLPPGSSSAPSPQQMPNSAVETSSLAEKENGPTESDHNAGASPGEKSEAKPQRQECNGSMDGSGSCKKTEEEQPKQQQEEEKNENVEAQNAGGGEA from the exons ATGGCAATGCCGTCGGGAAATGTGGGTGTTTCCGATAAAGTTCCGTTTCAGAGCGGTGGCGGAGTTGCGGTGAGCGGTGGTGGAGGCAATGGCGGTGGTGAGATCCATCAGCACCGCCCCCGCCCCTGGTATCCTGATGAGCGTGATGGGCTTATCTCATGGTTCCGAGGCGAATTTGCTGCTTCGAATGCGATCATTGATGCCCTTTGCCATCATTTGCGTGCTGTGGGAGAGCCTGGGGAATATGATGTTGTTATTGGGTGTATACAGCAACGGCGGTGTAATTGGACGCCGGTGCTTCATATGCAGCAGTACTTTTCAGTGGCAGAAGTGATGGTTGCACTTCAGCAGGTCACCTCTAGAAGGCAGCAGAGGTTTGTTGATCCTATGAAAGTGGGGTCGAAGTTGTTTAGGAGACCTGGGCCAGCATTTAAGCAGCAGCATCAGCAGCATGGCCATCGCGTTGAAGCCACAGTCAAGGAAGAGATGGTCACTTGTGCAGAGTCTTGTAATGGTGGGAATTCTTCAAGTTTTGTAGGGTTTAGGAAGGTTGAGCAAGTAAGTAATACATGCGAGGAAAGTAATGCAACGGGGGAGGATGGAAAATTGAACGATAAAGATTCAGGGTCAGCTGAGGACATAAAAG ATACTCATGGGAAGGACCAAAGTAATAGCAAACCCAAGTGTgcagaaaatttaaaagacaaTGCAAGCAATAAAGAATCTCAAGTTGAACCTACTGATGATGGGTGTTCTTCAAGTCAAAGAG ATAAGGAGCTGCAGTCTGTTCAAAGCCGGAATGGAAAGCAGTATGCTGCCACAGCCCCAAGAACCTTTGTTGCCAATGAGATATTTGATGGAAAGACG CTTAATGTGATGGATGGATTGAAATTGTATGAAGAATTATTGGATGATATTGAGGTTTCAAAGCTGCTTTCATTGGTGAATGATTTGAGGGCTTCTGGAAAGAGAGGGCAACTCCAAG GCCCGACATATATTGTCTCAAAAAGACCGATGAAGGGTCATGGGAGAGAGATGATCCAGCTAGGCTTTCCAATTGCAGATGCAGCTCATGATGACGACAATTCTTCAGGGCTCTCAAAAG ATAGAAGAATAGAATCCATCCCCTCATTGCTTCAAGATCTCATTGATTGCTTGGTTCGGGAGCAAGCGATGACAGTGAAACCAGATTCCTGCATCATTGACTTTTATAACGAG GGTGATCATTCTCAGCCTCATGTCTGGCCACCATGGTTTGGGAGGCCTGTTGGTGTCCTCCTTTTGACTGAATGTGAAATGACCTTTGGTAGAGTAATTGGTTCAGACCATTCTGGCAATTATAGAGGGGCTAATACATTGTCTCTTGCACCGGG GAGCCTCCTTGTGGTGCAAGGAAAATCTGCAGATTTTGCTAAGCATGCAATTCCTGCTATGCGCAAGCAACGGATACTTGTTACCTTGACCAAATCACAACCAAAAAGAGCAGGACCAGCTGATGGGCAACGCACATCTTTGAATGTAGGTTCATATTCCAGTTGGGGCCCTCCATCTGCTAGATCACCCAATGCTCGTCCTTGCCCGGGACAGAAGCATTACCCTATGGGTCCATCGACAGGCGTTCTACCCGTGCCACCCATTCGTCCCCAATTGCCACCACCAAATGGCATCCCACCAATAATGGTGGCTCCTGTAGCACCACCACCACCTATGCCTTTCCCTCCTTCCGTGCCAATTCCAACTGGTCCACCTGCATGGCCTGCTGCTCATCCAAGGCATCCTCCGCCTCGTCTCCCTGTTCCTGGCACTGGAGTATTCCTTCCTCCAGGTTCTTCCAGTGCTCCATCTCCTCAACAGATGCCAAACTCCGCAGTGGAGACGAGTTCCCTtgcagaaaaggaaaatggtcCGACGGAATCTGATCACAATGCAGGTGCTTCTCCAGGGGAAAAATCTGAAGCAAAACCTCAAAGACAAGAATGCAATGGAAGCATGGATGGAAGTGGGAGTTGTAAAAAGACGGAGGAAGAACAACCAAAGCAGCAGCaggaggaggagaaaaatgagaatgtAGAGGCCCAAAATGCAGGAGGTGGAGAAGCTTGA
- the LOC111777847 gene encoding probable xyloglucan endotransglucosylase/hydrolase protein 28 has protein sequence MAFSSFSFLCFPLSFILLLLPSSSSPPNLPILFFDEAYTHLFGDHNLLVLKDGKSVHLHLDERTGAGFVSQDLYLHGFFSASIKLPADYSAGVVVAFYMSNGDMFENNHDEIDFEFLGNIRGKEWRVQTNIYGNGSTNVGREERYGLWFDPAEDFHQYSILWTDSVIIFYVDEVPIREVKRTASMGGDFPSKPMTLYATIWDGSGWATNGGKYKVNYKYAPYIAQFSKFVLHGCTVDPIDLHFSKCDDLTQNSEATIPNDITTAKTRKMESFRRKHMTYSYCYDRLRYKIPPAECVIVPQEAERLRKFDPVTFGKGRRHHRGKHHHSSQAEFTSA, from the exons atggctttctcttctttctccttcctctgttttcccctttccttcattcttctcctccttccctcttcttcttcccctccAAATCTTCCAATCCTCTTCTTCGACGAAGCCTACACCCACTTGTTCGGCGATCACAATCTCCTTGTTCTCAAGGATGGGAAATCGGTGCATCTGCATCTAGATGAACGAACAg gCGCGGGATTTGTGTCCCAGGACCTTTATCTTCATGGGTTCTTCAGTGCTTCCATTAAATTGCCTGCGGATTACTCTGCTGGTGTTGTGGTTGCTTTTTAT ATGTCGAATGGCGATATGTTTGAGAACAACCACGATGAGATAGATTTCGAGTTCTTAGGGAATATCAGAGGAAAAGAATGGAGGGTTCAGACCAACATTTACGGGAATGGAAGCACCAACGTtggcagagaagaaagatatGGCCTTTGGTTTGATCCAGCTGAAGATTTTCATCAGTACAGCATTCTTTGGACTGATTCTGTCATTAT ATTTTATGTGGATGAAGTTCCTATAAGAGAAGTTAAAAGAACAGCTTCAATGGGTGGTGACTTTCCATCCAAGCCAATGACTTTGTATGCAACAATTTGGGATGGTTCAGGCTGGGCCACCAATGGAGGCAAATACAAGGTAAACTACAAATATGCACCCTATATCGCCCAGTTCTCCAAATTTGTATTGCATGGTTGCACAGTCGATCCGATCGATCTGCACTTCTCCAAGTGCGACGACCTTACACAGAACTCCGAAGCCACCATCCCCAATGACATCACAACTgctaaaacaagaaaaatggagAGTTTCAGGAGGAAGCACATGACATACTCATATTGCTATGATCGTCTTCGATACAAGATCCCTCCTGCAGAATGTGTCATTGTACCTCAAGAAGCCGAGCGACTTCGAAAGTTCGACCCTGTAACATTTGGAAAAGGGCGGCGGCACCACCGTGGGAAACACCATCACTCTAGCCAGGCTGAGTTCACTTCTGCTTGA